CTGGGGTACACACATAGCAATGCTCTGGCTAAGGAATGGCTTCAAGTGCAAGCGAGGTTCAAATCCACGGGATGCCATCTCTACGAGTAAATGTCGAGATTAGGAGGCGGTTGCGGCGTCACAGAATAGGAGGATCGGCGGGCATGGGTCGAGTCGACAGGCCCCCGGAAACGTTTTTcagacgacaacgacatgCAGCCTTGCAACTTCTGCCACTTATGACGCTCACCCCTCAGAGGCTGGCTGGAACGCCGTGGATGCAGGCTGTGAAACGCCTCGGGACATCTGGCTGGTTCATCTGCCTCTGTGCGGCTTCTGGAAGTGGTTGGCTGCAGCAGCCAGGCGGCGCCGTTGCAGCAGGGGACCTGAAATGTGGTTTTGCTTTTTGGTGCCATCGGCAGCCGTTATTTCCACAATCATGTGGGAGCAAGGGGTCGGCGTGGAGGGTGGGCAATGAATGTGCCTGTACCATGTGCCATCGTCCTTGTACCTATTTCAGCCTGTATTGTAGCTGGTGAGCCATCGTTTGTTTCCACGCACCTGCTAGGCTGTTCCCTGGTCTCTCGAGGTGCGAGGATAAGGACCAAAGGGAGTAGGCATTGCCGTTAGCATCGGAACGCGGCAACGGGAATGCCTACCTTGGTTAAGATGGAGGCGCCACAAGGTCACTCAGCACAACCATCCCATGGCAGTCCGCCACGGGCATCTCCGTCGCTTATCTGCATATGAAGGGCGTCTCAACACGCATGTAAGGGGGCTGCAGTGACACTTGAACCGAAATCTTCCAGAACGATGTCGAGTCGCACTGCAGATCCGGTCTGGCTGTGTGCTCCTGAAGAAAGGGAGCCGCCAAGCTGACCGTGTCGACGCGCTGTACGACTGTGATGGTTTGGCATTCATGCAGGGGCCAGGTGAAAAAAGGAGATCGGAGCCTGTCCCATCGACATCAGCGGCCCAGCGGATTGGGTATTGGTTGTGGTGACGATGGACATGGCGGCCGGTAACAGATGTGAAAGGCCCGTCTGGGACACAAGTAAGAGTGGTAGACGAGGATGCTGACCAACAGCACGACATGACGAGCTCCAGATCTCCGGAGGCTGACAGAGGGCTTGATCGCCGCGTGTCCGCCGCTCCACGGTTGCCGGACCCTGTGGCTTCGTGGCGCCCGTAGACGACGACGCCAACTTTGTTGTTTCTCttgttggtggtgctgcGTAACGAGCAGATCAAGACACCATGGCGCACCCTGAAGCAACAACAGTTTTGACGCAGGATCCATAGGGATGATCGTCAACCGGCGCCATGTGTACTAAGGCATGGGGACAGAAAAGGATGTTTCTCCGGTGAGCCTAAGCAAGGGACCATCACTGCGTCACAGCAAAGCTGAAGCTCAGTAGATCCTTTCCCATCCTGACGGTCTTGGTCGTGTTTAGGAGTTTGATATCAGGATTTGGTGGTAAGCAAGCAGTTTTCTTGTGTCGGTTCCCAGCATCGAAACTGCAGCCAGCCTGGTTTCCTGTGTGGTTGATGGCGATTGGGGGTACACTAGGATGAGGGTCCAATTAGCTAAAAGAGCACGAGGAGAGCACGAGGAGCGCACGAGGAAGGCAAGCCGGTGTTGCTGGAGCTAGTGGGCACGCAGACCCGCCGAGAAGGTATCGCATGTACCGACATGTAGATCGTGCGCGCTGAGAGTCGACCATGTAAGATTTAGGGGAAACGCTCCCGCGATTGGGCGCTGTGCGGTTTGGTTGCAGGGGTTGAGGGGCGCACCAGAGTGGTTCCAGGTTGAGGATGTGTCGATAGGTACTTGGGGTACCTAGGCGTTCAATGCTTGGGTTCCCAGAACTGATTGCCGGGAGTTGTCAAGCTGTTCAGTGGTTAGACTAGCTCTCTCCGCCACGCGCCGAATCCCCGCAAGCGCTCCCACCTCGGACACGCCGAGGGACAGGAAAAGGGTAAAAAGGCACCGTCAAGCCAGTGGCCCTGGGTGGCTGCAGAAGGGGAAAAGGATCGCGAAAACAAAGGCATTTGATGAAAAGGGGACTGACGTATCGATGATTATCACTAACCGGCTGTGTTACAGGTCGGCTGCACCTAGGGACGTTGGACACCCTCCCCCCAATTCAACGGTACGGGGCAAGGGTACGGGCAACAACAGCGGGCAAAGAGTCAGGACCCTTGTCGCGGCCTGGGGCCGCGGTGAATGAACTCAACTCTGAGCCAGCAGACAGGCACGGGGCCGGGAATAGCGAGAGGACGATCCATGCTAATAAGGTGTAAAGGCGAGGCAAGACAGGAGGGGAGACAGAAATAACGAGAATCCCGTGACATACGATTTGCTACCTGCATCAAGTACATGCAGGCACCCGGGCTGAGATGTCCTGTGgtaggtgaggtgaggtaaGGTGCCTGCCTCAGGTTGGCTTCAGGTCCACTCAAACCCATCAACGTCCATTATCTCCATGGCATTGATtatcccatctccatccatcccatgccATTGGGTCTCAGCcattccatcccatcctcccACTCAGGCCCAGACCTGGCGGCTTTTGGCTTCACCCGCCTTACCCAAGCTGGACCAGCTCCGTCCTGTCCCACGTACCGCTGTACCTCTGGTTCTAACTCTAGCCCACGCCTGGCCACGATACGCCCTGGTCTAGGTGCTCGCGCCGCAATAGCGTTCGTTGGCACTCTACACTTGACCCAGGACAGTTCAGTACGTCGTAGCAGCAATCCATCCTCGGGTAATCGTCCCCTACTGGTTTGGACCAGCATGAGCAGTCAAGTCTGGCTGGCGGATTGCTGGTGGAGTTCAGTCAGGCTCGTCTTACACGGCCGCCATGAGGTGGTGACTTTCTCACATTCCCCCCCAGGTTCAACGCCATCCGTTCATTGATTTGGTCCATCCCACTGACATGGCCCCGGCTCTCCCGTCATCAAGTCGTCTACGGCTACGCCAGTAACGACAATCCCTTCTGTTCTGGACCTGGCTTCCCGGCCGTCGAGAGTgattgttgctgctgctgctcctgtcCTGTATGTACCTCGTCGGTACCTCTCTTACACTCACTCAAATCATCCACCACTTCTGGACCCCTGCCCTGCGTTTGTCCGTGCTCTCGTCTCTTGCAAGGGAACTAGAACCACCTGCAAGACGGTCCATTCTGGGTACGTTGGCACAGACCAGACTTGTCTCTCGGTCGTACTCTTGAGGGCACCTCAGTGTCGAGTCGAGAGAGGTACCTACTGACCTGCCGTGGTGCGGTGCTTGGCTGGCAAATTGAGTGGGATCATCGTCCTTTGACGGCGTGGCCGTCTGTTCAGTTTCTGCTGTTTTGTCGCTGTCTCTGGCCTATTTGCCTGCCATTCGACGCTTGGAGGTTGCTCCAGAAAAAAGTCACCTACTACTGTCCTGTCCTGCACCCTCGCTCACTCTGTCGAGACCCTCCAACCCTCAGACCTTAGAACGGACCCAACTAGTCTCCCCCCTCCCTTCCACTTGCGACTCTCCTACcgggccaggccaggctcctctccttcttcttccttgacTGTCCCGTCCTGTCAGGTTGCTGCTTGCTTCTTCGACTGGACTCGCTGCGCTGCCGTACCGTACCGTACAGACGGACGTCTAGAACATCGTTGGAAGCGCATCGCAAACGCCCAAACGTcaccccatcatcatcgccaaacGAATCGTtttgtcgccatcgtcgtcggcatcTACTAACGGGACCTCGTTCTTGAACGCCCGGAGCAAAGCAATTTGGCATCCTCAAAACGCCTCCACAAGccccctcctcgtcctccttttccccctCAAAAGGTCCCCTCCCCCCAAACAAAGTCGCACGCCCTCCCCGAATTGCCTGCTCTTCCCGccgccacctcctcctccgacaTCCCCAAAAGCGAACCGATCACCCCAACTGCGCTGCACAGCAGAGCCGATCTCGCCTCGTCTCGCCTCCCGTGGTTGCGCCGCCCGCCAAGGCCCAGACCAGACCCTGCTTCCACCAAGTCCCGATTCCAACTTCACAAGCGCCCCAGCCTTGTTTGCTGCTGACTTGATTTTTGAGTTGGGCCTGCTTCTGCCtcgcatcatcgtcgtcaacgTCGTCACAGCATTCTTTACTACAGTACCTACATACATCACACCCAAGGACAGTGCCCCTGCGAGATACTGCCACGGCGTTCCGACTCCACTCGTGCTCCATTCCTTACAACTCGAGACTCAGCATGGGACTTTGTTACCGATCACGATAATTCAACGTCGTCCACCACATCCATCCCCTCACGATGGGCAACGGCCAGGGAAAGCCCGTCGACCTCAACGGCGAAGGTACGTGAACCGCCTACTGCTGTCCCCGATCTCTTGGTCCTCGCCTTCTTCCatcgcctcttcctccttctaGTCGTTCGTCGTCTTCAGCCGCAAGTCCCTTGGCACCGTCCAATTTCCCACGTGTGCCGTGCATGGCGCGAACCTCTTCTGTCGTCGTTGGGCCCCGTATTTGCAACAACACGACTTGACCGAATAATTGTGCAACAAATGGCTTGAGCATTGTACTGATACTATTACTTACAGTGAACCTCAATCACTTCCGTCTGTTGCGAGTCGTCGGCCGAGGCGCCTTTGGAAAGGTTCGAATCGTCGAACGCAAGGACACCAATTTGTCCTTTGCCCTCAAATACATCCGCAAAGATGAAGGTAGGTCTCTGTTCCTACTTGTTGCGCCCTACTGCTGGCCTTGAACAACGCCCCTGAGCCGTACCACTTATACCTGTACCGGCAATCGTCTGCGTGGCCTTTCCGTGTGGTGCAATGTCTATGGTCCTCGAGCTAAGCTAATCGCGATGCTATTCCCGCAGTCGTACGATCCGAGAGCGTCCGTAACATCATCCGTGAGCGCCGAATGCTCGAATACGTCAACCACCCTTTCATCTGTAACTTGAGATACAGTTTCCAGGACATTGAATACATGTACGCCCCTGTCCGGCCTCTATCCCTCTTGCAACAGTAGTGGCTCACGCGCAGCAATAGGTATCTTGTAGTCGATTTGATGACGGGCGGTGATTTGCGATTCCACATCTCGAGAAAGACATTTACCGAAGAGGCGGTCAGATTCTGGATTGCCGAACTGGGATGTGCCCTGCGATACGTGCATGCCCAAAATATCATCCACCGAGATATCAAGCCCGACAATGTCCTCCTGGATGCCGATGGACATGTCCATTTGACCGATTTTGTATGCTTTCCGTGATTCCCAACAACAGGGCGAAGCTAACTGGTGGTAGAACGTTGCTTCCGACGTGGTCAAGGGCCGCACTCTGACGAGCAAATCCGGTACTCTGGCTTACCTCGCCCCCGAGGTGTACGCCGGGAAGGGATACGATGTGCGAGCTGATTGGTGGTCACTGGGAGTCTTGTTTTACGAGTGCATTTACAACAAGGTACGTTCGGCATGATGAAGTCCTGCCAGACCCAGCAAAGGCCACTCCCAAGTCCAAAAACGCTGACCCGATGTAGCGACCTTTCGAGGGTGGTTCCGAAGGATCCCTCAGCCAGCAAATCCAGGCCGCAAACCCTAAATATCCGGTAACACAGCCTCCCGTTTCCCTCGCATGCCTCTACGCGATCGGCTCCGCCCTCGACCCGAACCGAGAAACTCGAATGGGATCGACATGGGAGAGCTTCATCAATAACGAATTCTTCAAATGCTTCGATTTCGAGCTTCTGGAGCAAAAGCGAATCGAGCCCATCTTTGTGCCTTCTTCCGACAAGACCAATTTTGACGCCACGTACGACCTTGAGGAACTGCTTTTGGAAGAGGCGCCTCTCGAGGCCCGTGCAAGACGCCAGAAGCCCCGCGAGCGTCTAAAGGAAGATGCGACTGATAAGGAGATCCGGGAAGATGAGCTATACCGCATGATCGAGACTGACTTCAGGCCGTTTGATTACACGGTGGCTGCATACAAGAGGTGAGTCACAACCTGTCAAGTTCCCCTTGTTGCTCCTATGCTGACCAGCCACGTAAGAATTACTGAAGGCGCCACCGAGGAAGCCCATAACCAGAATCAGAAtcagaaccagaaccagaaccagaacaaCGAGTCAGCAGATCACGGCCCCCAGGCTCTCACGACGGATGAGGCCACGCCCATGCCAGCATCCAACGGAGGTTATCAGCAATCACCTCTCAACCCGAG
The window above is part of the Fusarium falciforme chromosome 3, complete sequence genome. Proteins encoded here:
- a CDS encoding Protein kinase domain-containing protein codes for the protein MGNGQGKPVDLNGEVNLNHFRLLRVVGRGAFGKVRIVERKDTNLSFALKYIRKDEVVRSESVRNIIRERRMLEYVNHPFICNLRYSFQDIEYMYLVVDLMTGGDLRFHISRKTFTEEAVRFWIAELGCALRYVHAQNIIHRDIKPDNVLLDADGHVHLTDFNVASDVVKGRTLTSKSGTLAYLAPEVYAGKGYDVRADWWSLGVLFYECIYNKRPFEGGSEGSLSQQIQAANPKYPVTQPPVSLACLYAIGSALDPNRETRMGSTWESFINNEFFKCFDFELLEQKRIEPIFVPSSDKTNFDATYDLEELLLEEAPLEARARRQKPRERLKEDATDKEIREDELYRMIETDFRPFDYTVAAYKRITEGATEEAHNQNQNQNQNQNQNNESADHGPQALTTDEATPMPASNGGYQQSPLNPSLSNESRQGRPVRPAPPPPYQNDFRARHVPIIAGQRVTSPTGGVQVTLDGGGSWSELARQDATLPTDANNVADGKAEGSGGMFGFLKGKKGRTNSPKPKERGVLGKEGARVVIG